Part of the Leifsonia soli genome is shown below.
GCCGAAGGGGCGGACGATGTAGGCCACTCCGAAGGTGGCGATCGACAGGAGCGTGGCCGACGCCCCGGATTCGGGGAAGAAGAGCCGCCCGAAGATGAGCGCGGACGCGGATCCGTAGATGAGGAAGTCGTAGTACTCGAGGGCGCTGCCGAAGAAGCCGGAGAGCGCGGCGCGACGGACTTTCGTCCGCGTGCCGACAGATTCCGAGTGGACGATGGTGGACATGTTGTCTCCGATACGGGTGAGGTGACGCCGTCTACAGGGTGATGGGTGCGAGCCGGATGACCTGAGGCCCGGCCGTCGAGTCGAAGCCGACGGCGTAGAGGCCGTCGGCGAGACCGTTGAACTGGATGTCGATCCCGAGTTCCGCAGGGTCGATGTCACCGAGCCACTCGCGGAGCGACGCTTCGTCGCCGCCGAGTTCGAGCGAGGTGACCCCGAGGCCCCGGACGTCGCCGGTGCCGGGCTGGGCGGGGAGGGTGCTGGAGTGGGTGTCGAGGTCGGCCACGTAGTAGATGTTCGGCTTGCCGAGCAGCCACGACCCGAGGAAGTCGGGAGCGTGCGCCGCCTTTCCGCGCTTCTGGCGAGGAACCATGACCTCCTTGCCTCCGGCGATCCCGGTCGCCACCTCCACACCGCGGTGGGCCGCGAAGCGTGCGATCTCATCGAGGTCGTCGCTGCGGAGGCACAGTCCGGCGAAGCAGTCGCCCGCGGCGGTCTGCCGCTCGAGTTCGAGGGCGAGCGGCTTCCTCTCGGCGATCATCGTGTGGTCGACGATGCTCTCGATCTCGAGGTAGACGCCTCCACCGAGGGAGATGATCTTCTGGCCGAGTCCCAGCCCGGGGAAGTAGCCGCCGTCGGCGCTGCCGATGCCGGTCATCCTGCTCAGTTCGATGGTCGTGCGGTACAGGTTGTCGGACCAGATGGCTATGTGGTCGAGTGCGATCATGCGCGCTCCTTCGTAGGCCGGAAGCCGTCGGTCCGGGTGCGGAGCCGCTGTCGCGTGCGCGTCAGGCTTCTTCGCCTCGACCTTCGACTTATTACAAATTCGAAGATAATGCGGTCACGTTACCAGAAAACGCGCCGGTTGTTTCAAATTTGTAAAACCCGGGGATCCAGCGATCCGGCCGCGCTACGGAGCGAGGTCCTCCGGGATGAGGCCGCCGGTCTCCTCCCCGCGCAGATGCAGCTGAAGCGCGCCCAGGATGCGGTGGGCCTGCTCGACCTGCTCCCGGGTCAGCGGGGCGATCGACGCCTCGACGATCATGTCGTTCTGAGCCTGCGAGACCTCGCGGAGGAGGGCCCGGCCCTGCTCGGTGATGCGCGCGAGCACGCCGCGCTCGTCCCCGGGGGCGATGACCCGCTCCGCCAGCCCGGCCTTCTCCAGCTGGGCGAGCTGGTAGGTCAGCCCGCTGGGGGTGCTGACGAGCTTCTTCGCCAGCTCTGTCATGCGCAGCTCGCCGCCGGCGTTGCGCAGACGGATCAGGACCTCGTACTGGGTGTACTTGATGCCGGTGTGCTCGCGCGTCGCGCGATCCGCTCTCCGCTCGAGCAGCTTGCCGACGTCGATGAGCCGTTCGAACACGGCCAGCTCGATGGAATCGACCAACTCAGCCATCACGATCCCCTGTCCCACGACGCATGCCGATGCTCGCCTGCCTTCCGACCGCGACAATGCTATCGACCGGTCGTGGGAGACGCAGCCGAGCCCGGGCTTCCAAGGTTCGCAGGCTTCCGACGTTCGCAGGCTTCCGACGTTCGCAGGATGTCGCGGGCCTTCGCGCGACCTAAGCTCTGCGGCGTGGACTCCGAAGGCGACCGTCAGCAGGAGGTCTTCCGCGCTCCGGCGGGAACCGCGGCCAACCCGGTGCTGACGCCGGCCGAGATGGCGGGGATCGCGGCGCTCGGTCTGACGCACTCCTTCCGCGCGGGCGAGTACCTCTTCCAGGCCGGCGACGCCGACATCGACTTCTTCGTGATCGAGGAGGGGGAGGTCGACGTCGTCCAAGAGGCGACCGCCGACTCTCCGGAGCGGGTGGTGTCGCGCTGGCAGGCCGGTGAGTTCCTGGGCGAGCTGAACATGCTCAACGGCCAGCGTTCGCTGCTCAGCGCGCGCATGATCCGGCCGGGCCTGGTCCGGCGCATCCCTCTCGCTTCGCTCAGGCGCCGCATGGCGGCCGACCATGCCATCGCCGATACGCTCCTGTCCGCGTTCCGCGCCAGACGGCGCCTCCTGATGAGCACCGCGGACATGACGCTTCAGATCGTCGGCGTCGAGGGGTCGCCGGATGCGATGGCCCTTCGCCGCTACGTGGCCCGGATGGAGCTTCCGCACCGCTGGGTGGACGCACGGACGGAGGCGGGCCGCTCTGCGCTGCAGGTGTGCGGAGTGGTGGAGGACGAGCTCCCGGTCGTCATCACCCGTGGGGGCGTGCACCGCCGGGCGGCCCCGGCGCAGCTCGCGGAAGCTCTCGGGCTCTCCTTCCGCGCCCGAGGCGGTGCCGGCAGCCGCTTCGACCTGGTGGTGATCGGGGCGGGGCCCGCCGGGCTCGCCGCCGGGATCTACGGGGCCTCGGAGGGCCTGTCGACGCTGGTGCTGGATGAGCTCGCTCCCGGCGGCCAGGCGGCCTCGAGCTCGCGCATCGAGAACTACCTCGGGTTCCCCGACGGCCTCTCCGGTGCCGACCTCACCGAGCTGGCCGCGCTGCAGGCTCTGAAGTTCGGTGTGCGGTTCTCGGCGCCGACCCGAGTGATCGCGCTGTCGACCGGATCGGATGCCGTACGGATCGAGCTCGACAGCGGGGATGCCGTGCACGCGGGGGCCGTGATCGTCGCAACGGGCGCACAGTATCGGCGCCTTCCGCTCGACCGGTGGGCCGAGTTCGAGGG
Proteins encoded:
- a CDS encoding FAD-dependent oxidoreductase; translation: MDSEGDRQQEVFRAPAGTAANPVLTPAEMAGIAALGLTHSFRAGEYLFQAGDADIDFFVIEEGEVDVVQEATADSPERVVSRWQAGEFLGELNMLNGQRSLLSARMIRPGLVRRIPLASLRRRMAADHAIADTLLSAFRARRRLLMSTADMTLQIVGVEGSPDAMALRRYVARMELPHRWVDARTEAGRSALQVCGVVEDELPVVITRGGVHRRAAPAQLAEALGLSFRARGGAGSRFDLVVIGAGPAGLAAGIYGASEGLSTLVLDELAPGGQAASSSRIENYLGFPDGLSGADLTELAALQALKFGVRFSAPTRVIALSTGSDAVRIELDSGDAVHAGAVIVATGAQYRRLPLDRWAEFEGGSIFFAATELEARSCGARPVAVVGGANSAGQAALFLADQGSRVHLIVRGPSVRAEMSAYLVDRVLGHPRIDVLTSTQVTRLHGRSQLDAMTVTTADGGSQRIDAAGLFCFIGAHPGTEWISAAERDDSGFLLTDADIPAVGPAWQALNRRPLPFETSLPRVFAAGDVRHGSMKRVAAAVGEGSSAVASVHRVLARDAVAPSGQK
- a CDS encoding VOC family protein, whose amino-acid sequence is MIALDHIAIWSDNLYRTTIELSRMTGIGSADGGYFPGLGLGQKIISLGGGVYLEIESIVDHTMIAERKPLALELERQTAAGDCFAGLCLRSDDLDEIARFAAHRGVEVATGIAGGKEVMVPRQKRGKAAHAPDFLGSWLLGKPNIYYVADLDTHSSTLPAQPGTGDVRGLGVTSLELGGDEASLREWLGDIDPAELGIDIQFNGLADGLYAVGFDSTAGPQVIRLAPITL
- a CDS encoding MarR family winged helix-turn-helix transcriptional regulator is translated as MAELVDSIELAVFERLIDVGKLLERRADRATREHTGIKYTQYEVLIRLRNAGGELRMTELAKKLVSTPSGLTYQLAQLEKAGLAERVIAPGDERGVLARITEQGRALLREVSQAQNDMIVEASIAPLTREQVEQAHRILGALQLHLRGEETGGLIPEDLAP